AAAACAAGGTCAGCTCTTCAGCTGGGCTCAGCTGTCTCATTTAGTCTAGAGTGGGGAGAAATCATAAGACTTAATGGATGAGCCAGAGAGTCTGGAGCAGACTTATGACTCCTGGATAAATGAATGACTGAGATGAGCACTGATCCATACAGATAGATAAATAATGTGTATCTTGCATTGTTACTGctgtttaatatttacattCATATTAAATTGATATTTGGCAGGCAGGATTTTTGAGCATTCCAACTATATTCATTTTTTCAGTCTGCTGTTAATATTAGCATTTTTCAGGTTTTACTCTAGATTCTTATTAATGCTTTGTTGATTAGCTCAGAGTTTCAAGATTGTTTCTTGAAGCTCTGTCTGGAATTTCGGGGAAGAATATGAAGGACAATGCAAACAGAACAAAAAGCTTCATTTTTATGCATTATTTAGAAGCAAAGATAGTTTGGTCAGAGAAGATGACTTCATTTAAGCaatagattcagaaaaaaaaatattacagtaagGTAACCTGGcttatacatttctaaaatttcTAGAAGCTGTTTTTTCTTGAAGAAAATAGCATCGGGTGAGTGCATACAGTGTTTAACTGGAATGAAAGAtctccagcagaaataaaccctGAGCTGTGCACCCGCTTGTCTTCCCTGACAGGCCAAAGTGGAGCTGGCAACAACTGGGCCAAGGGCCACTACACAGAGGGGGCCGAGCTGGTGGACTCTGTCCTGGACGTGGTGAGGAAGGAATGTGAGAACTGTGACTGCCTGCAGGGCTTCCAGCTGACCCACTCGCTGGGCGGCGGCACGGGCTCGGGCATGGGCACCCTCCTGATCAGCAAGGTGCGCGAGGAGTACCCCGACCGCATCATGAACACTTTCAGCGTAGTGCCTTCCCCCAAGGTGTCGGACACAGTGGTGGAGCCCTACAACGCCACCCTGTCCATCCACCAGCTGGTGGAGAACACAGACGAGACCTACTGCATCGACAACGAGGCCCTCTATGACATCTGCTTCAGGACCCTCAAGCTGGCCACCCCCACGTATGGAGACCTGAACCACCTGGTGTCGGCCACCATGAGCGGCGTCACCACCTCCCTGAGATTCCCCGGGCAGCTGAACGCCGACCTGCGCAAGCTGGCGGTCAACATGGTGCCCTTCCCCCGCCTGCACTTCTTCATGCCCGGCTTCGCCCCGCTGACGGCCCGGGGCAGCCAGCAGTACCGCGCCCTGACCGTGCCCGAGCTCACCCAGCAGATGTTTGATGCCAAGAACATGATGGCCGCCTGCGACCCGCGCCATGGCCGCTACCTGACGGTGGCCACGGTGTTCCGCGGCCGCATGTCCATGAAGGAGGTGGACGAGCAGATGCTGGCCATCCAGAGCAAGAACAGCAGCTACTTCGTGGAGTGGATCCCCAACAACGTCAAGGTGGCCGTCTGCGACATCCCGCCACGCGGCCTCAAGATGTCCTCCACCTTCATCGGCAACTCCACCGCCATCCAGGAGCTGTTCAAGCGCATCTCGGAGCAGTTCACCGCCATGTTCCGCCGCAAGGCCTTCCTGCACTGGTACACGGGCGAGGGCATGGACGAGATGGAGTTCACCGAGGCCGAGAGCAACATGAACGACCTGGTCTCCGAGTACCAGCAGTACCAGGACGCCACCGCGGAAGAGGAGGGCGAAATGTACGAAGACGACGACGAAGAGTCTGAGGTCCAGGGTCAAAAGTGAACATTTTCccaacacaacacaaaacagTCGAGCATTAGGTAACCTCTCTCCGTTCTCCATGCAGGCCGAAGTGCACCTCTTCTGCTCTTGCGACTTCCCCGAATCATGCCCCCTGCTGTTAGTCTGTTTCTGCTAACCATGGTCTTAGCTCACTGTCGGTATCATTGCTTCTTATTGGTATTTCACAACCTGTGAAAGTGTGGAAAAATACTTCTTCCCGATTATTAATATTCGGTACTAATATGCAAATAAAGAAACATGACAGATACATTTAAACAATGCTCAATTCCTTAACTTTCATAATGTGAAAGcctctgtttattttgttttctactgGTTTTGCCTATTTTGATTTTGGGgaatatttaataaatttatTGCTGTCAAAGGAACTTCTGCAGTTTGGTATGATTTGTGCAGTAATGTGATATTTACATTCATGCACATGTGTTTTTACAAATGCTGCCTTGTACTACTTGTTGTTGTCTGACTTTGTCTGTATTTAATTGCCTTTTCACACTTAAAAGTTTTCATGCTTCCAGTATAGTTTTTTCAAATACAGCCCACACATAATCTGAATGATAAAATGTGGATTTTTAAATTTCCAATGCTATGGCCCTATTTCTAACACTTAATGGATCTACATAGTTTATCTACATAACAGGTCCACTGAGCTGAGATGTAATTTAGAGAaatgttttgttatatttttttatgacaTATTCTATAGAGGAAACAGCAGCATTGCTCTGTGGTCTCTGGGGATCAGCACATTTACAGGTGTTGCTCTTCAGCCAAGGCGTAGCAGGTAAGACCAAAGTGACAGAGGAGTTCTGAAACACAGGCTCGTCTCAGTGGAACACGAGGAGGACAGATTGGGAgttcttattttttgtgtagGAGAAATGACTGGGCTATATGACCCAGAAGCTGGATAAAAATATCTGATTGCTGGCAGTTAATATCCCCTCCAGGAAGCCACAGATCCTGAGAGACACCATCAGCATGAAGGAGGAATTTTCTAGTTGTCCTGGATTGCTCTGTAGCTCTTTAATAACTCATTGAGTCCCAGGCATTTGTTCAGTTGGGAACGAAAATATAACAGTCTTTAAACTtcattgcatatacagtatacaacattGGGTCCCACAGGCTTTAATATGAATCAGATCACTTGTGGACACCATACGAGCAATAATAGCCCTCACAGATGACCTGTgagtaatataaaataataataataattccgtacacttgtatagtgcttttctggacaagtggggactcccctccaccaccaccagtgtgcagccccgcTTGGATGATACGATGGCAGTCATAGTGccccagtccgctccccacacaccagccagttcagagatggggattattaggcggccatgactggtaaaggccaagggggcAATTTAGCCAGGATgatccctgggatttttaatgaacactgagagtcaggacctcagttttacgtctcatttgaaggacttcgcctttttacagtactgtgtccccatcactattctGGGGCATTATAGTGAGCGACctctgctggtcccactaacactaaTATACTTGAAAGCGTTCAGGGGACCTGTTTTAACAGCAGCAACAGATCATAAGTTATTGCTACTTATTACTTATTAACACTATGGTGCATTGGTGCAATATACTGTGCAGCAACAGAAGTTGGCAACACTTCAGCAGCGTGCTATGACCCCTCACAGATACTCATACATGTGAACACTGACGGTTTGTTTTTAACCTCACTGCCACATTGCTGTGGAATAAGGAAGGTACAGGGAAGGTTGGCAG
This genomic interval from Lepisosteus oculatus isolate fLepOcu1 chromosome 20, fLepOcu1.hap2, whole genome shotgun sequence contains the following:
- the LOC102687056 gene encoding tubulin beta-3 chain produces the protein MREIVHIQAGQCGNQIGAKFWEVISDEHGIDPSGNYVGDSDLQLERISVYYNEASSHKYVPRAILVDLEPGTMDSVRSGAFGHLFRPDNFIFGQSGAGNNWAKGHYTEGAELVDSVLDVVRKECENCDCLQGFQLTHSLGGGTGSGMGTLLISKVREEYPDRIMNTFSVVPSPKVSDTVVEPYNATLSIHQLVENTDETYCIDNEALYDICFRTLKLATPTYGDLNHLVSATMSGVTTSLRFPGQLNADLRKLAVNMVPFPRLHFFMPGFAPLTARGSQQYRALTVPELTQQMFDAKNMMAACDPRHGRYLTVATVFRGRMSMKEVDEQMLAIQSKNSSYFVEWIPNNVKVAVCDIPPRGLKMSSTFIGNSTAIQELFKRISEQFTAMFRRKAFLHWYTGEGMDEMEFTEAESNMNDLVSEYQQYQDATAEEEGEMYEDDDEESEVQGQK